In the Hylaeus volcanicus isolate JK05 chromosome 1, UHH_iyHylVolc1.0_haploid, whole genome shotgun sequence genome, one interval contains:
- the LOC128880459 gene encoding kinase D-interacting substrate of 220 kDa B isoform X1, which yields MRKAKDDRIKITTHHFRISIEEEEEENEGNKETKNLTAVESAGAISASTERRISITIEAESDILITPGQDSEGTNLPGSLKPVENQTRDCRDAEGSGERKTLEENSAGSTKVQKRLCIESRESSEQSQDNGLPQKNGNNGEAWSCYGYRKGSEPEVKEIGEIEASGLPDDSERHEGTEKKTKGDQLEGQACTCDENPTVITGNAGLTTSMTNVEQNLAAFHVNFGVLCSTKYSVSAVANENRNSIKKLDRGPSSGVVPLTEASNCGADGMDVNDEIPKSLDSTGTDESKKDLRSTLQMNLLDLPRIPHLEASSKEMPGDSQTSCVRIDVETLKGVEEAIGEGTLPFNTLGDVQNKPTRRLSASPLLLRRFFKASNSLSQQSPSLDRQSPSLSRQSSSIERSAKINIESPKGVEEATSRRRLTLPMANVDQISQEGLKTPTYEDVLSGTTVNPIRRSSIASAAICSSLATSLVSACPGIPNCLLPSNDEHSTVNENCGKGGLKLKLPFLRLHIPEHQSSTGWNDEDDREDRHSYYHHHHHHHHHHAFPYFHVPTITFTASAADGETGRKFNFGIRKHSQTTLHRTDSMVSLCYRSLASYITDDNLAGLQNFLESKRVLVDDRDENGSTALILASTKGKIHFVRELINHGADVNAEDGDNWTALLCAAKEGHTDVCLELLEHGAELEHRDMGGWTALMWATYKGRSPTVTMLLARGADVNAHGNFHIPSLLWAAGRGYPDIVKDLIAHGAKVNVGDKYGTTALVWASRKGNVEIVDTFLKAGANVDTAGMYSWTALLVATLGNHVDVVLLLLEYKPNVNALDKDGCTALAIACREGHHEIANALLNAGAYVNIQDRAGDTNLIHAVKGGHRGVVESLLKKYADVDIAGKDKKTATYIAVEKGNIPILKLLLNANPDLEIATKDGDTPLLRAVRSRNAEIVQLLLDKKAKVSATDKKGDTVLHIAMRARSKAIVEILLRNPKNSQLLYRPNRQGETPYNIDINHPKTILGQIFGARRLNTNEDNENMLGYDLYSSALADILSEPSLSTPITVGLYAKWGSGKSFLLNKLREEMKNFARQWIDPVFQFSFLLFVVISHVSLLAGITIGLALQSCVVGLVFGICLIFIMYAFLILIWYANKRYDWYWPYNFTVALTTKLNSLKLLLQVIFCHPPGGQVHDSVTVQPIKFYFTDQTRVGTTAAGENAVVQMVGSLYDSIENDFGSLSTRLYRAFRPKPDKSTTTWKWRHLCCLPYIVIFEFCFCSLLVGISVLTVYLIDISSNEKTIEEGAAHIIMITVALILAVSVIANLYTWSRTLQALVFSQRRHLQRSISKLETLKSEGFIQTLRSEVGLMTDMVKCLDSFMAQQSRLVVIVDGLDSCEQDKVLLVLDAIQALFSDNGYPFVVILAIDPHIIAKAVEVNSRRLFTESNIGGHDYLRNMVHLPFYLQNSGLRKVKVAQQTAQHSRKTAWTEAEESVNYTATSTMHHSVSNRRLSTESGIMNSNEKLKPQSRKGSRKLRLSESIASSIGSNLNRLGGAQDLNKMLLTDDYFSDVNPRSMRRLMNVVYVTGRLLKAFQIDFNWYHLASWINITEQWPFRTSWLILHYDMYEESLDDTMSLKSLYDKIRPQIPVLKEVQPLLEMDRDERKLDIFLTFHRSSLLISDMKIFLPFTINLDPYIKKKIKEEQQSIEEEAGLVPYKQYSPWTMHGGGQDQWNTSKTASTNRTMKLTKIPSLQGYAPPVPSTASWYMPPSFDWQTPPWVQAPPMEPTIKPLSATTTLPSEILEMRLSSLSVNGVCDLIDRIESLNHNQAPQYKNVIKENNINGRVLLHCDIQELKKVLKMAFGDWELFRMVIASLRELELSSFTTHEEGPRSVRFTVGSEQIQRKDLPLQSNSVRVPVLAEKEKGISRTDGPPRREQTKQSIMEKQVTLEEQMICGALQTLNEEACEDVLDVPSPAVVPTDSLSGVGPATPQDTEYVILQSNPLLHWVPVNDEPETSDDSSLESTVHLQRTNSQRSIASQLSTRSVCSFGHKGPRKDGGNANSSRPSSLFVSPPPSPRPAFRSKSTDENYATNNIPLKPTISTPIRKRRSTSTLNEDIAVSTSVPNSSLEKLTKLKDRLMGTLPTSSAPGESEDESTPLVSELSTPTHSQSDSVFKHDCSEENSSSISSNKSLPRDGERCADVDYSDTVSLMVREQSLNMRFLSRQDAEEWDNPETPV from the exons ATGCGGAAGGCCAAAGACGATCGTATCAAGATCACGACTCATCATTTTCGCATCAGCAtcgaggaggaggaagaggagaacGAGGGAAACAAAGAGACAAAGAACCTAACAGCCGTAGAGTCGGCGGGAGCGATCTCAGCTTCGACCGAGAGAAGAATTTCTATCACTATAGAGGCCGAATCTGATATACTGATAACTCCTGGCCAAGATTCGGAAGGAACGAATCTCCCTGGTAGTCTTAAACCCGTGGAAAATCAAACACGGGACTGCAGAGATGCCGAGGGAAGTGGAGAACGTAAAACTTTGGAAGAGAACTCTGCAGGAAGCACAAAAGTCCAAAAGAGACTCTGCATCGAGTCAAGAGAGTCTTCCGAGCAAAGCCAGGACAATGGACTACCgcagaaaaatggaaataatgGCGAAGCTTGGAGTTGTTATGGATATCGAAAAGGCAGCGAGCCAGAAGTCAAGGAAATTGGTGAAATCGAAGCGTCAGGACTTCCAGACGACTCGGAGAGACACGAGGGAACggagaagaaaacgaaaggtGACCAACTCGAGGGCCAAGCGTGTACTTGCGATGAAAATCCGACGGTAATTACTGGAAATGCGGGCTTAACGACGTCGATGACGAACGTGGAGCAGAATTTGGCTGCATTCCACGTGAACTTCGGAGTCCTCTGTTCCACGAAGTATTCAGTCAGCGCTGTCGCGAACGAAAACAGAAATTCGATTAAGAAGTTAGACCGTGGGCCAAGCTCGGGTGTCGTTCCTTTGACTGAAGCTTCAAATTGTGGAGCAGATGGCATGGACGTTAACGATGAAATCCCTAAATCGTTAGACTCGACTGGTACGGACGAATCCAAGAAGGACTTACGAAGTACGCTTCAAATGAACCTACTCGATTTGCCTAGAATACCCCATTTAGAAGCCAGCAGCAAAGAAATGCCCGGTGATAGCCAGACATCATGTGTGAGAATTGATGTTGAAACCCTGAAAGGGGTCGAAGAGGCAATAGGAGAAGGAACGCTGCCTTTTAATACCTTAGGAGATGTCCAGAATAAACCAACTCGTCGATTATCAGCTTCCCCATTGCTCCTCAGGCGATTCTTTAAAGCCTCGAATAGTTTATCCCAACAATCTCCCAGTTTGGACAGACAATCTCCAAGCCTGTCCAGGCAATCTTCCTCCATCGAGAGATCCGCGAAGATAAACATCGAAAGTCCCAAAGGAGTCGAAGAGGCTACTTCGAGGAGAAGATTGACTTTGCCCATGGCGAACGTTGACCAGATCTCGCAAGAGGGACTCAAGACACCCACTTACGAGGACGTGTTATCAGGAACGACGGTGAATCCCATCAGACGATCCAGCATCGCGAGTGCTGCGATCTGCTCCAGTTTGGCCacgagtttggtcagcgcttGTCCAGGTATTCCCAACTGCTTGCTGCCTTCAAACGACGAACACTCAACGGTTAACGAGAACTGTGGAAAGGGTGGACTCAAACTGAAATTGCCCTTCCTCCGTCTTCACATACCCGAACACCAGTCGTCCACGGGTTGGAACGACGAGGACGATCGCGAGGATCGTCATTCCTAttaccaccaccaccatcacCATCACCATCATCACGCGTTCCCGTATTTTCATGTACCCACCATCACCTTCACCGCGTCAGCTGCTGATGGCGAAACAGGGCGGAAGTTCAACTTTGGAATACGCAAACACTCGCAGACG ACCTTGCACCGGACGGACTCGATGGTATCGCTCTGCTACCGATCTCTCGCCAGCTATATCACAGATGACAACCTCGCTGGTCTCCAGAACTTCCTCGAAAGCAAAAGAGTCCTGGTCGATGATCGAGACGag AATGGTAGCACAGCCCTCATCCTCGCATCAACTAAGGGGAAGATACACTTTGTACGGGAGCTCATCAATCATGGAGCAGATGTCAACGCTGAAGACGGG gACAACTGGACAGCGTTGCTTTGCGCTGCCAAGGAAGGCCACACCGACGTCTGCCTCGAATTACTCGAACATGGCGCTGAGTTGGAACACAGAGACATG GGAGGGTGGACGGCACTTATGTGGGCGACGTACAAGGGTAGGTCGCCGACGGTGACGATGCTGCTAGCGCGAGGAGCTGACGTCAATGCACatggaaattttcatataccTTCCTTGTTATGGGCCGCGGGCAGGGGTTACCCTGACATTGTTAAAGATCTCATTGCTCATGGTGCTAAGGTTAACGTTGGCGATAAG TATGGCACTACAGCGTTGGTGTGGGCGTCGCGTAAAGGAAACGTAGAAATTGTAGATACTTTCTTAAAAGCTGGTGCTAATGTTGACACTGCTGGAATG TATTCGTGGACCGCTCTTCTCGTGGCTACCCTTGGTAATCACGTGGACGTCGTGCTGCTACTTTTGGAGTACAAACCAAACGTGAACGCTTTGGACAAGGATGGATGCACGGCTCTAGCGATAGCATGTCGAGAAGGACATCACGAGATAGCAAACGCGCTTTTAAACGCTGGTGCTTACGTAAACATACAGGACAGAGCTGGAGATACGAACTTAATTCATGCTGTAAAAGGCGGTCATAGAGGAGTGGTTGAATCTCTTTTAAAGAAGTATGCCGACGTCGACATCGCCGGAAAG GATAAGAAAACCGCAACTTACATAGCAGTAGAAAAAGGCAATATaccgatattaaaattgttactaAACGCTAACCCAGACTTGGAGATCGCGACGAAAGACGGCGACACACCGCTACTGCGGGCAGTTAGGTCGCGCAACGCCGAAATCGTGCAATTACTGCTGGACAAGAAAGCCAAGGTCTCTGCAACCGACAAAAAGGGCGACACGGTGCTTCATATAGCTATGAGAGCAAGATCGAAAGCTATCGTCGAAATACTATTGAGAAATCCGAAAAACAGTCAGCTACTTTACCGTCCAAATAGGCAAGGCGAAACCCCGTACAACATTGACATTAATCATCCGAAAACCATTCTCGGGCAAATATTTGGAGCGC GACGCCTTAATACCAACGAAGACAATGAAAATATGCTTGGTTACGACTTGTACAGTAGCGCTTTGGCGGATATTCTCAGCGAACCATCCCTTTCGACACCTATAACCGTTGGTCTTTATGCAAAGTGGGGCTCTGGAAAGTCTTTCTTGTTAAACAAGTTGAGAG AGGAAATGAAAAACTTCGCTCGTCAGTGGATAGATCCTGTATTCCAATTCTCTTTCTTACTTTTCGTAGTAATATCTCACGTATCGTTATTAGCGGGTATCACCATAGGTCTTGCTCTACAGTCGTGCGTCGTTGGTCTCGTCTTTGGTATAtgtcttattttcattatgtACGCTTTTTTGATACTTATCTGGTATGCTAACAAAAG ATACGATTGGTATTGGCCATACAATTTTACCGTTGCTCTgactacaaaattaaattcgttgaAGCTATTGCTGCAAGTGATTTTTTGTCATCCACCCGGTGGTCAAGTTCACGATAGCGTGACTGTTCAGCcaatcaaattttactttaccGATCAAACTCGAGTGGGCACAACCGCCGCTGGAGAAAACGCAGTAGTACAAATGGTGGGATCACTTTACGATTCCATCGAAAACGATTTTGGTTCTCTGTCCACGAGATTGTACAGAGCGTTCCGACCAAAGCCTGATAAATCAACCACAACCTGGAAGTGGAGACACCTTTGTTGTCTACCGTACATAGTCATATTCGAGTTCTGCTTTTGCAGTTTACTCGTTGGCATTTCTGTGCTTACCGTCTATCTAATCGACATCTCTAGCAACGA GAAAACAATAGAGGAAGGTGCGGCACACATAATTATGATAACTGTTGCCTTAATACTAGCTGTCAGTGTAATAGCAAATTTATACACGTGGAGTCGGACTTTGCAAGCGCTTGTCTTCTCTCAAAGGCGACACCTTCAACGCAGCATCTCCAAATTGGAGACTTTAAAAAGCGAGGGGTTCATACAAACGCTAAGAAGCGAAGTCGGTTTAATGACGGATATG GTGAAATGTTTAGATAGTTTCATGGCTCAACAAAGTAGATTAGTAGTAATCGTGGATGGTCTGGATAGCTGCGAACAAGACAAAGTGTTACTAGTTTTAGATGCTATACAAGCACTATTTAGCGATAATGGTTATCCGTTTGTTGTAATACTAGCGATTGATCCGCATATCATTGCTAAG GCAGTGGAAGTCAATAGTAGAAGGTTATTCACAGAGTCGAATATCGGAGGGCACGATTACTTGCGCAATATGGTACATCttccattttatttgcaaaatagTGGTTTACGGAAGGTGAAGGTTGCTCAACAAACTGCCCAACATAGCAGAAAAACCGCGTGGACTGAAGCCGAGGAGAGTGTTAATTACACTGCTACTAGTACAATGCATCATTCTGTTTCTAATAGGAGGCTCAGTACAGAGTCTGGTATAATGAACAGTAACGAAAAACTGAAACCGCAAAGTAGAAAGGGTAGTAGGAAATTGCGATTAAGCGAGTCGATAGCCAGCAGCATTGGTAGCAATTTAAATCGACTAGGCGGCGCGCAGGACCTTAATAAAATGCTTCTCACCGATGACTACTTTAGCGACGTAAACCCACGTAGCATGAGGAGATTAATGAACGTTGTTTATGTCACTG GGAGGTTGTTAAAAGCATTccaaattgattttaattggtACCACTTAGCCAGTTGGATCAATATCACCGAACAATGGCCGTTCAGAACATCTTGGTTGATTCTCCATTACGATATGTATGAAGAGAGTTTAGATGATACCATGTCGTTAAAGAGTCTTTACGATAA GATACGCCCCCAAATACCAGTACTTAAAGAAGTCCAGCCTCTTTTAGAGATGGATAGAGACGAACGCAAGTTGGACATTTTCCTGACTTTCCATCGTTCCAGCTTACTCATTAGCGATATGAAGATATTTTTGCCGTTTACGATTAATCTCGATCCttacattaaaaagaaaatcaaagaaGAGCAACAAAGCATAGAAGAAGAAGCAGGACTCGTGCCGTATAAACAGTACAGCCCTTGGACTATGCACGGTGGTGGCCAGGATCAATGGAATACGAGTAAAACTGCTTCAACGAATCGCACCATGAAATTAACCAAAATACCGAGTTTGCAAGGATACGCACCACCAGTGCCATCGACTGCGTCATGGTACATGCCACCTTCGTTCGATTGGCAAACTCCACCTTGGGTACAAGCTCCTCCTATGGAACCCACGATTAAACCTCTTTCCGCAACTACAACTCTACCG tcCGAGATTTTGGAGATGAGACTTTCGTCTCTATCGGTGAACGGTGTTTGCGATCTGATCGATAGAATCGAAAGTTTAAATCACAATCAAGCACCACAgtacaaaaatgttatcaaggaaaataatattaatggcAGAGTCTTGCTACACTGTGACATACAAGAGTTAAAAAAG GTCCTCAAAATGGCTTTTGGAGATTGGGAACTGTTCCGTATGGTGATTGCGTCGCTTAGAGAATTAGAACTGTCGTCGTTTACCACGCACGAAGAAGGCCCCCGCAGCGTGCGATTCACAGTAGGGTCGGAACAAATTCAACGGAAAG ACCTTCCCTTACAAAGCAATTCCGTTCGCGTGCCTGTGCTggctgaaaaagaaaagggaataTCGAGAACCGACGGTCCTCCTAGACGAGAACAAACTAAACAGTCCATTATGGAGAAACAA GTAACCTTGGAAGAACAAATGATTTGCGGAGCACTGCAGACTTTAAACGAAGAAGCTTGCGAAGATGTATTAGACGTACCATCTCCGGCAGTGGTACCAACAGACTCACTTTCAG GAGTTGGTCCAGCGACACCTCAGGACACGGAATACGTGATTCTTCAGTCCAATCCTCTTCTGCACTGGGTTCCAGTCAACGACGAGCCAGAGACATCAGATGACAGCTCGCTAGAATCCACGGTTCATCTTCAGCGCACGAATTCTCAGCGTAGCATCGCATCTCAACTTAGCACAAGATCGGTCTGCTCGTTTGGACACAAAGGTCCGAGAAAAGACGGGGGCAACGCCAACTCTAGCAGACCTTCTTCTCTGTTCGTGTCTCCGCCACCTTCGCCTAGACCTGCTTTCAGGTCCAAGTCAACAGACGAGAATTACGCGACAAACAACATACCTCTGAAGCCCACTATCTCAACGCCTATCAGAAAACGACGGTCCACGTCAACATTGAACGAGGATATAGCCGTGTCAACGTCAGTTCCAAACTCCAGCTTGGAGAAGTTAACAAAGTTGAAGGACCGTCTAATGGGAACGTTGCCAACTTCGTCTGCACCTGGGGAAAGCGAGGACGAGTCCACGCCGTTGGTTTCCGAATTGTCCACCCCGACTCATTCTCAATCCGACAGCGTGTTCAAACACGATTGCAGCGAGGAAAATAGTAGCTCTATCTCGTCCAATAAAAGTTTACCCCGAGACGGAGAGCGATGCGCTGACGTTGATTATTCCGACACGGTTAGCCTAATGGTGAGGGAACAATCTCTGAATATGCGTTTCCTCTCGCGACAGGACGCAGAAGAGTGGGACAATCCAGAAACACCTGTCTGA